From a single Pseudoalteromonas nigrifaciens genomic region:
- the murI gene encoding glutamate racemase, with protein sequence MSAHIMVFDSGIGGTTVLEHIQQSIPDAQYSYFMDNALLPYGAQSQQTIINRLCALIHFINQQALNVDLIVIACNTASTSALGAVRQITTIPIVGVVPAIKPAAQLTQSKHIGLLATPATISSPYTRTLIQEHTNNIAVSLYSSVELVTLAERLFFEQSLDTTKLHQELDRLNIDQSIDVLVLGCTHFPILAEPISQYFNRKVQLLDSGAAIAKRVHYLISQLNLTNNNIADTKKPLQYYSTASVSSKLAVKLVTLIDPAQNEER encoded by the coding sequence TTGTCAGCGCACATAATGGTTTTTGATTCAGGTATTGGTGGTACTACGGTACTTGAACATATTCAGCAAAGTATTCCAGATGCGCAATACAGCTATTTTATGGATAATGCACTATTGCCATACGGCGCTCAGTCACAGCAAACGATTATTAATCGCTTATGCGCACTCATTCACTTTATTAACCAGCAAGCGCTTAATGTAGATTTAATTGTCATTGCATGTAACACCGCCTCTACTTCTGCGCTTGGGGCAGTGCGCCAAATTACTACTATTCCTATAGTGGGGGTGGTACCGGCGATAAAACCTGCTGCGCAACTTACACAATCTAAACATATCGGCCTACTGGCAACTCCAGCAACTATATCAAGTCCCTATACGCGCACACTCATACAAGAACATACCAACAATATAGCAGTTAGCTTATATAGTAGCGTTGAACTAGTTACTTTAGCCGAGCGTCTGTTTTTCGAACAAAGTTTAGATACAACTAAACTGCACCAAGAACTCGATCGTTTAAACATAGATCAGTCTATAGATGTATTAGTATTAGGCTGTACGCATTTTCCTATTTTGGCAGAGCCGATTAGTCAGTACTTTAATAGGAAAGTGCAGCTACTTGATTCAGGTGCAGCGATTGCTAAGCGAGTTCATTACTTAATTAGCCAGCTTAATTTAACGAATAACAATATTGCAGATACAAAAAAGCCGCTGCAATATTATTCAACGGCTAGTGTGAGTAGTAAGTTAGCTGTAAAGCTAGTTACACTGATTGATCCGGCTCAGAACGAAGAGCGTTAG
- a CDS encoding DUF5610 domain-containing protein: MKIGNFGFVPNHNINKYGNKGALQQPTIQSPQDNYQQRGKELAAKVLGDKMAQALGLPISEPKKDKPLFDFDEIVKNVLDFVTSAVRKAKANGADDEKLKGMLGDARKGVQIGIDDAVDELKGNGVFNDDIAQGINKCKEGIFNGLDKFEDDLFNPKPASVSVSQAQYASLSNKAEYKFTTAEGDEVSISFADAYESQSASRYQQNGNSGSFVSESSQSRELSFSMSVNGDLNENEQKAINELMADLQSVSSTFFSGDLDKAFEEAQALSLGNEQLVAFSMDLRQTKTVATVKGYEEYKPVPEKAVADKLAPFNDDLKAVFNKATELGIQNQLSGIVQWLNQDQAEIDKLVDYTKAMFENLNQLNAATDELANQQ, translated from the coding sequence ATGAAAATCGGTAACTTTGGCTTTGTTCCAAACCACAATATTAATAAATACGGTAATAAAGGGGCTTTACAGCAACCTACAATACAGTCGCCTCAAGATAACTATCAGCAGCGCGGTAAAGAACTTGCTGCCAAAGTGCTCGGTGACAAAATGGCTCAAGCTCTTGGCTTACCGATAAGCGAGCCGAAAAAAGATAAACCGCTTTTTGATTTTGATGAAATCGTTAAAAACGTTTTAGACTTCGTTACCAGTGCAGTACGTAAAGCAAAAGCCAATGGTGCCGACGATGAAAAACTCAAAGGTATGTTAGGTGATGCTCGAAAAGGTGTGCAAATAGGGATTGATGACGCGGTTGATGAATTAAAAGGCAATGGCGTGTTTAACGACGATATCGCACAGGGTATTAATAAATGTAAAGAAGGCATATTTAATGGCCTGGACAAATTTGAAGACGATTTATTTAATCCTAAACCTGCCAGTGTCTCTGTTAGCCAAGCTCAGTATGCAAGTTTAAGTAACAAAGCAGAATATAAATTTACTACCGCCGAAGGAGACGAAGTGAGTATTAGTTTTGCTGATGCTTATGAGTCACAATCAGCCAGTCGTTATCAGCAAAATGGGAATAGTGGATCTTTTGTAAGTGAGTCGTCGCAGTCTCGTGAGTTGTCATTTTCTATGTCGGTTAATGGCGATTTAAATGAGAATGAACAAAAGGCGATTAATGAGCTAATGGCTGACTTACAAAGTGTAAGTAGCACCTTTTTCAGTGGTGACTTAGATAAAGCATTTGAAGAGGCGCAAGCACTAAGCTTAGGCAACGAACAGCTGGTGGCTTTTTCAATGGATTTACGACAAACCAAAACAGTCGCTACAGTTAAAGGTTACGAAGAGTACAAGCCAGTTCCTGAAAAAGCAGTAGCTGATAAATTAGCGCCGTTTAACGACGACTTAAAAGCTGTGTTTAATAAAGCCACAGAGCTGGGCATACAAAACCAGTTATCGGGTATTGTGCAGTGGTTAAATCAAGATCAAGCAGAAATAGATAAATTGGTAGATTACACCAAAGCTATGTTCGAAAACCTTAATCAATTAAATGCAGCAACGGACGAGCTAGCCAATCAACAATAG
- a CDS encoding thiol:disulfide interchange protein DsbA/DsbL: MIKLVKAGLLAVLLPFAATSFAATFEEGVHYEVVSERATKKPEVKEFFSFYCPACNNMEPLVAEIKPMLDKGVKFKKSHVDFVGVRDTEHQQMISQALATAEVLPQKDKIIAAIFSHIHTKRANFNELADVKDVFVAQGVDGDKFDKLFKSFSVRTLSSKMKRDQDYFKEKGALRGVPTFIVNGKYKLLLGRESGISEPADITKLINYLASK, encoded by the coding sequence ATGATAAAATTAGTTAAAGCAGGTTTGCTTGCTGTATTACTACCTTTTGCTGCAACAAGTTTTGCAGCAACCTTTGAGGAAGGTGTGCATTATGAGGTTGTGTCTGAGCGCGCAACTAAAAAACCAGAAGTGAAAGAGTTTTTCTCATTTTACTGTCCTGCATGTAATAACATGGAGCCACTGGTAGCCGAAATTAAACCAATGCTTGATAAAGGCGTAAAGTTTAAAAAGAGCCACGTTGATTTTGTTGGTGTACGCGATACCGAGCATCAACAAATGATTAGCCAAGCGTTAGCAACGGCTGAAGTGTTACCACAAAAAGATAAAATTATTGCGGCTATCTTTAGCCACATTCATACCAAGCGCGCAAATTTTAATGAGCTAGCCGACGTAAAAGATGTGTTTGTAGCCCAAGGCGTTGATGGCGATAAGTTCGATAAGTTATTTAAAAGCTTTTCGGTACGTACATTAAGCTCAAAAATGAAGCGCGACCAAGACTACTTTAAAGAGAAAGGTGCATTGCGTGGCGTACCTACTTTTATCGTAAATGGTAAGTACAAACTACTTCTAGGCCGCGAATCGGGTATTAGCGAACCAGCAGATATCACTAAATTAATTAACTACTTGGCAAGCAAGTAA
- a CDS encoding RNA recognition motif domain-containing protein has translation MKLPDQKSFILSVILAVVGFVIVKFALESLELDPALLFAVGLLIGGIVIAAMSSDGVVEAEVKTKTLYVGNLPYRANEGVVRALFEEQGKVFNVRLLKDKNTGKRRGFGFVEMAQADADNAIAQLNDSEFQQRTLKVREAKQKQEDDSNALRSEPDQSV, from the coding sequence ATGAAATTACCCGATCAAAAATCTTTTATCCTCTCAGTTATTCTTGCTGTTGTTGGTTTTGTTATAGTTAAGTTCGCACTTGAAAGCCTAGAGTTAGACCCTGCACTACTATTTGCTGTTGGTTTGCTCATTGGTGGTATTGTTATTGCTGCGATGTCGTCTGACGGTGTAGTAGAAGCCGAAGTAAAAACCAAAACGCTTTATGTTGGTAACCTTCCTTATCGTGCAAACGAAGGTGTGGTACGTGCTTTATTTGAAGAGCAAGGCAAAGTGTTCAACGTTCGCTTATTAAAGGACAAAAATACAGGTAAGCGTCGTGGCTTTGGTTTTGTTGAAATGGCGCAAGCTGATGCCGACAATGCAATAGCGCAGTTAAACGATAGCGAGTTCCAACAACGTACCTTAAAGGTACGTGAAGCAAAACAAAAACAAGAAGATGATTCTAACGCTCTTCGTTCTGAGCCGGATCAATCAGTGTAA
- the trmA gene encoding tRNA (uridine(54)-C5)-methyltransferase TrmA has translation MAVIKIDTTQYDAQLSEKEQRIAAQFQRFGVDKLEVFSSEPINYRQRAEFRVWHDGDDLFHIMFDQQTKDKIRVDSFDPAAPLVGEVMQVMIDNLKSCEILRRKLFQIDYLSTLSGEILVSLLYHKPLDEHWLSEINALKEKLSNKYKIDFIGRARKQKEMLGDDYVTERLNVNGQELIYQQVENSFTQPNAKVNIKMLEWAQDLCKPLKNDLLELYCGNGNFSIALAGSFNKVLATEISKSSVHSAQYNIAQNKVANLDIIRMSSEEFTQAMNGERSFSRLEGIDLNSYNCQTILVDPPRAGMDTLTCDLVANYESIIYISCNPETLERDLDHLTRTHEVKRFAIFDQFPYTHHIESGVFLQKKNI, from the coding sequence ATGGCAGTTATTAAAATAGACACCACACAGTACGATGCGCAGTTAAGCGAAAAAGAACAGCGTATTGCTGCCCAATTTCAACGTTTTGGTGTGGATAAACTTGAGGTATTTAGCTCAGAGCCGATTAACTACCGCCAACGCGCTGAGTTTAGAGTATGGCACGATGGTGACGATCTGTTTCATATAATGTTTGATCAACAAACTAAAGACAAAATTCGCGTTGATAGCTTTGACCCTGCCGCTCCTTTGGTAGGTGAAGTGATGCAAGTAATGATTGATAATTTAAAGTCGTGTGAAATTTTGCGTCGTAAACTATTTCAGATTGATTACTTATCTACGCTAAGCGGTGAGATTTTAGTGAGTCTGTTATATCACAAGCCACTTGATGAGCATTGGCTGAGTGAAATTAACGCGCTTAAAGAAAAGTTAAGCAATAAGTATAAAATTGACTTTATTGGCCGTGCCCGCAAACAAAAAGAAATGCTTGGTGATGACTACGTTACCGAACGCTTAAACGTGAATGGCCAAGAACTAATATATCAGCAGGTAGAAAACAGCTTTACCCAGCCAAATGCCAAAGTAAATATTAAAATGCTAGAGTGGGCGCAAGACTTATGTAAGCCACTTAAAAATGATTTACTTGAACTTTATTGTGGCAACGGTAACTTTTCTATTGCGTTAGCGGGTTCGTTTAATAAAGTGCTGGCAACCGAAATATCAAAGTCGTCGGTACACTCAGCGCAGTACAATATAGCGCAAAACAAAGTTGCCAATTTAGATATTATTCGCATGTCGAGCGAAGAGTTTACTCAAGCCATGAATGGCGAGCGTAGTTTTTCTCGCTTAGAAGGTATAGATTTAAACAGCTACAATTGTCAAACCATTTTAGTTGATCCGCCACGTGCCGGTATGGATACTCTAACGTGTGACTTAGTAGCAAATTACGAAAGTATTATTTATATTTCGTGTAACCCAGAGACACTAGAGCGCGACCTTGATCACTTAACCCGCACCCATGAAGTTAAACGCTTTGCGATTTTTGATCAATTCCCTTATACGCACCATATTGAGTCGGGTGTATTTTTACAAAAAAAGAATATTTAA